A single region of the Streptomyces sp. NBC_01803 genome encodes:
- a CDS encoding ABC transporter permease, with the protein MTNGRVLLSEWTKIRSVRSTVWTLVTALVVTATFGTLISLLFRNTYEDLSRADRLTFDPTLTSFAGITLGQLAMIAYGILVVSNEYGTGMIRASLAAVPRRGVLMSAKVAVATAPALPVGLATSFLTFFLGQTALGRYRTDLGEPGVLRAVFGAGLYLALIALFAMGVAWALRGPVLSFGVLIPFFFLISGILANVSATEKIGDYLPDQAGSRIMRVVDDGEQPYGPWGGLAIMLGWIVAAQLAGYLVLRKRDA; encoded by the coding sequence ATGACGAACGGCCGTGTCCTGCTGTCGGAGTGGACGAAGATCAGGTCGGTCCGCTCCACGGTGTGGACCCTGGTCACCGCCCTGGTGGTGACGGCGACGTTCGGCACGCTGATCAGCCTGCTGTTCCGGAACACCTACGAGGACCTCTCCCGCGCGGACCGGCTGACGTTCGACCCGACCCTCACCAGCTTCGCGGGCATCACGCTCGGGCAGCTCGCGATGATCGCCTACGGCATCCTGGTGGTGTCCAACGAGTACGGCACCGGGATGATCCGCGCCTCACTCGCCGCCGTCCCCCGGCGTGGGGTCCTGATGTCCGCCAAGGTCGCCGTCGCCACCGCGCCGGCGCTGCCGGTCGGGCTGGCGACCAGCTTCCTGACGTTCTTCCTGGGGCAGACGGCGCTGGGCCGGTACCGCACCGACCTCGGTGAACCGGGCGTGCTGCGGGCCGTGTTCGGCGCCGGCCTCTACCTGGCGCTGATCGCGCTCTTCGCGATGGGCGTGGCGTGGGCGCTGCGCGGCCCGGTGCTGTCCTTCGGGGTGCTGATCCCCTTCTTCTTCCTGATCTCCGGCATCCTGGCGAACGTGTCCGCCACCGAGAAGATCGGCGACTACCTGCCCGACCAGGCCGGCTCGCGCATCATGCGGGTGGTGGACGACGGCGAGCAGCCGTACGGACCGTGGGGCGGACTGGCGATCATGCTCGGGTGGATCGTGGCGGCGCAGCTCGCCGGCTATCTGGTGCTCAGGAAACGGGACGCGTAG
- a CDS encoding ABC transporter ATP-binding protein yields the protein MIEAVGLTKSYGSKTAVYNLTFQVRPGKVTGFLGPNGAGKSTTMRMILGLDEPTGGGVTIGGYPYRQLPNAPRQVGALLDANAKHGGRSARAHLLCLAQLSGIPARRVDEVLGVVGLQDVARKRSKGFSLGMGQRLGIAAALLGDPQVLLFDEPVNGLDPEGILWVRHLMRRLAAEGRTVFVSSHLMSEMAQTADHLIVIGRGQLMADMPVQDFIQQNSTGYARVRVPDGEREQHEALVRALSGAGGHVTPEQDGALKVIGLELPRISDLAHEAGARLWELSPHQASLEEAYMRMTQGAVDFRSTADQRAGLQYAPAPPHHPLPHPTAAGYAAPAPVAAPAVAQVPPQAQAAPAAPGTMRLQAMPPAQAPAPVPQAAPGTMRLQAMPPAQAQAQAPAPVPQAAPGTMRLQAMPARSTPPSQDAAPQEEADFPIAPAAPPAQGAGTVQLRAMPAAPPSAPPAPPAQGTAPGGSATSEDVR from the coding sequence ATGATCGAGGCAGTCGGCCTGACGAAGAGCTACGGCTCGAAGACGGCCGTGTACAACCTGACGTTCCAGGTGCGGCCGGGCAAGGTGACGGGTTTTCTCGGCCCGAACGGCGCGGGCAAGAGCACCACCATGCGGATGATCCTCGGCCTGGACGAGCCGACCGGCGGCGGCGTCACCATCGGCGGCTATCCCTACCGGCAGCTCCCGAACGCGCCGCGCCAGGTCGGCGCCCTGCTGGACGCGAACGCCAAGCACGGCGGGCGCAGCGCGCGGGCCCACCTGCTGTGCCTGGCGCAGCTCTCCGGCATCCCGGCCCGGCGGGTCGACGAGGTGCTGGGCGTGGTGGGGCTCCAGGACGTGGCGCGGAAGCGGTCCAAGGGCTTCTCGCTCGGCATGGGCCAGCGGCTCGGCATCGCGGCGGCGCTGCTCGGCGACCCGCAGGTGCTGCTGTTCGACGAGCCGGTGAACGGGCTCGACCCGGAGGGCATCCTCTGGGTCCGCCACCTGATGCGGCGGCTGGCCGCGGAGGGGCGGACGGTGTTCGTCTCCAGCCACCTGATGAGCGAGATGGCACAGACGGCGGATCACCTGATCGTGATCGGGCGCGGGCAGCTGATGGCCGACATGCCGGTGCAGGACTTCATCCAGCAGAACTCCACGGGCTACGCGCGGGTCCGCGTCCCGGACGGCGAGCGGGAGCAGCACGAGGCGCTCGTCCGCGCCCTGAGCGGGGCGGGCGGCCACGTCACCCCGGAGCAGGACGGCGCGCTGAAGGTCATCGGCCTGGAGCTCCCCCGGATCAGCGACCTCGCCCACGAGGCGGGGGCACGGCTGTGGGAGCTCTCCCCGCATCAGGCGTCGCTGGAGGAGGCGTACATGCGGATGACGCAGGGCGCGGTGGATTTCCGTTCCACGGCGGATCAGCGCGCGGGCCTCCAGTACGCCCCCGCGCCCCCCCATCACCCCCTGCCCCACCCCACCGCGGCGGGCTACGCCGCGCCGGCGCCGGTCGCGGCCCCGGCGGTGGCCCAGGTCCCGCCGCAGGCGCAGGCCGCGCCCGCCGCGCCCGGCACCATGCGGCTCCAGGCGATGCCCCCCGCCCAGGCACCGGCCCCCGTCCCGCAGGCCGCGCCCGGCACCATGCGGCTCCAGGCGATGCCCCCCGCCCAGGCCCAGGCCCAGGCACCGGCCCCCGTCCCGCAGGCCGCGCCCGGCACGATGCGGCTCCAGGCGATGCCCGCGCGGTCGACGCCGCCCAGCCAGGACGCCGCGCCGCAGGAGGAGGCGGACTTCCCGATCGCTCCGGCCGCGCCGCCCGCGCAGGGTGCCGGCACCGTCCAGCTCCGCGCCATGCCCGCCGCCCCACCGTCCGCTCCGCCGGCGCCGCCCGCCCAGGGCACCGCGCCGGGCGGCAGTGCCACCTCCGAGGACGTCCGATGA
- a CDS encoding ABC transporter permease, which yields MTTQPLVPPQAPPFTPPAQGVAPGYASPIPVRATHLGHAIASEWTKIRTVRSTVWTLIIMFLLTVGVGLLYAGALSGEEYVGMPLLAGGFFGLMFGQICVITLGVLVISSEYGTGMMRTTFTACPQRGRVLLAKALVFFLLAFTMTLIACALTGLIHSSMLGDQILPSYAADDPFMEDSIEHGELVATGGHWLGATVGAALYVSLLGLLGLAVGGLLRHSAGAITTMLGIVLLPLLTALFMVGESLASTREKLIEYSPLNGLASLYRIPMEGDDSATGWPLLGLLAAVTVAALVGAYVRLTTTDA from the coding sequence ATGACCACGCAGCCTCTCGTTCCGCCGCAGGCACCGCCGTTCACGCCGCCCGCGCAGGGCGTCGCGCCGGGGTACGCCTCGCCCATTCCCGTCCGGGCCACCCACCTCGGGCACGCCATCGCGTCGGAGTGGACCAAGATCCGGACGGTCCGTTCCACCGTCTGGACGCTCATCATCATGTTCCTGCTCACCGTCGGCGTCGGTCTGCTCTACGCGGGCGCGCTCAGCGGCGAGGAGTACGTGGGCATGCCGCTCCTGGCGGGCGGCTTCTTCGGGCTGATGTTCGGACAGATCTGCGTCATCACCCTCGGCGTCCTGGTGATCTCCTCGGAGTACGGCACCGGCATGATGCGCACCACCTTCACCGCCTGCCCGCAGCGCGGCCGGGTGCTGCTCGCGAAGGCGCTGGTGTTCTTCCTGCTCGCCTTCACCATGACGCTCATCGCCTGCGCGCTGACCGGGCTGATCCACTCGTCCATGCTCGGCGACCAGATCCTCCCCTCCTACGCCGCCGACGACCCGTTCATGGAGGACTCCATCGAGCACGGCGAGTTGGTGGCGACCGGCGGCCACTGGCTGGGGGCGACCGTCGGGGCCGCGCTCTACGTCTCGCTGCTCGGGCTGCTCGGGCTGGCCGTCGGCGGGCTGCTGCGGCACTCGGCCGGGGCCATCACCACCATGCTCGGCATCGTGCTGCTGCCGCTGCTGACCGCGCTGTTCATGGTCGGCGAGAGCCTTGCGTCGACGCGCGAGAAGCTGATCGAGTACTCACCGCTGAACGGCCTGGCCTCGCTCTACCGTATCCCGATGGAGGGCGACGACAGCGCCACCGGCTGGCCACTGCTCGGGCTGCTGGCCGCCGTGACCGTGGCCGCCCTGGTCGGCGCCTATGTGCGGCTGACCACCACGGACGCCTGA
- a CDS encoding ATP/GTP-binding protein, which translates to MSPRRNRPHGGQQPHHADGPREWGLEVAEEWRGEEWVVRRIAGAAAAKHYRCPGCDQEIPPRVPHVVAWPRLGAVDDRRHWHRACWDARDRRGARVQRSRNAPRY; encoded by the coding sequence GTGTCTCCGCGTCGCAACCGTCCGCACGGCGGTCAGCAGCCCCATCACGCCGACGGCCCGCGCGAGTGGGGCCTGGAGGTCGCGGAGGAGTGGCGCGGCGAGGAGTGGGTCGTGCGCCGGATCGCGGGCGCCGCCGCGGCCAAGCACTACCGCTGCCCGGGGTGCGATCAGGAGATCCCGCCCCGGGTGCCGCACGTGGTGGCCTGGCCCCGGCTCGGCGCCGTCGACGACCGCCGCCACTGGCACCGGGCGTGCTGGGACGCCCGCGACCGCCGGGGGGCCAGGGTCCAGCGGTCGCGGAACGCGCCCCGTTACTGA
- a CDS encoding LLM class flavin-dependent oxidoreductase yields MTTTTKTLRIGTFALAGRFPGQSDAEALHRTVRSAVAADEAGLDSVWLAEHHFVPYGVCPSAATLAALLLGRTRRIRIGTAISVLTTTHPVSLGEQAALLHIASGGRFSLGVGRGGPWIDLEVFGGGVEALEKGFPEALDLLLRWLGEASVGADGDRYRFREVAVVPRAADGPPVLVACTSPGTVREAARHGLPMLLGMHIGDEEKAHMVALWRAAAGEAGVDGDTIAAADHVSVGVAQVSDSQTEAVETLRRALPGWLRQGLAAHRTVDGRARRMRDALAYTELLCELHPVGPPQLCADRLAATAERTGITRFALLVEGSGDTVTTELNVRRLAGDVLPLLPVHAEPRGAAARGTTAVAEARATVSSPAAPATG; encoded by the coding sequence ATGACAACGACGACGAAGACGTTACGGATCGGGACATTCGCACTGGCCGGCCGGTTCCCGGGGCAGAGCGACGCGGAGGCGCTGCACCGGACGGTGCGCTCGGCGGTGGCCGCCGACGAGGCGGGGCTCGACTCCGTATGGCTGGCGGAGCACCACTTCGTGCCCTACGGGGTCTGTCCGTCGGCGGCCACCCTGGCGGCCCTGCTGCTGGGCAGGACCCGGCGGATCCGGATCGGCACGGCGATCAGCGTGCTGACGACCACGCACCCGGTGTCGCTGGGCGAGCAGGCGGCGCTGCTGCACATCGCCTCCGGGGGCCGGTTCTCGCTGGGCGTCGGGCGCGGCGGCCCGTGGATCGACCTGGAGGTCTTCGGCGGCGGGGTCGAGGCGCTGGAGAAGGGGTTCCCCGAGGCGCTGGACCTGCTGCTGCGCTGGCTGGGCGAGGCGAGCGTCGGCGCGGACGGGGACCGCTACCGCTTCCGCGAGGTGGCGGTCGTGCCCCGGGCCGCCGACGGGCCGCCGGTGCTGGTCGCCTGCACCTCCCCGGGCACGGTACGGGAGGCCGCGCGGCACGGGCTGCCGATGCTGCTGGGTATGCACATCGGCGACGAGGAGAAGGCGCACATGGTGGCGTTATGGCGCGCGGCGGCGGGCGAGGCCGGGGTGGACGGCGACACCATCGCCGCCGCCGACCATGTGTCGGTCGGCGTGGCCCAGGTCTCCGACAGCCAGACGGAGGCCGTCGAGACGCTGCGCCGGGCGCTGCCCGGCTGGCTGCGGCAGGGGCTGGCCGCGCACCGGACGGTGGACGGGCGGGCGCGCCGGATGCGCGACGCCCTCGCGTACACGGAGCTGCTGTGCGAGCTGCATCCGGTGGGTCCGCCGCAGCTGTGCGCGGACCGGCTGGCGGCGACCGCGGAGCGCACCGGCATCACCCGTTTCGCCCTGCTGGTGGAGGGCTCCGGCGACACCGTGACGACGGAGCTGAACGTGCGCCGGCTGGCCGGCGACGTGCTGCCGCTCCTCCCGGTTCACGCGGAGCCGAGGGGGGCGGCAGCACGGGGAACGACGGCGGTGGCCGAAGCTCGTGCGACCGTCAGCAGTCCCGCAGCTCCGGCGACTGGTTGA
- a CDS encoding SCO5389 family protein, with translation MSLDVSPALLEQAERGEVDEAEFIDCVRNSLPFAWNMISTLVARLQVDGGEFADNTTPPPDEQARGQLLRALASDAIRGALERHFGVKLAFQNCHRVAVFPLGAESASSLTRFTSIRGQILNQSPELRDC, from the coding sequence ATGTCGCTCGACGTCTCACCGGCCCTGCTGGAGCAGGCCGAGCGAGGCGAGGTCGATGAAGCCGAATTCATCGACTGCGTCCGGAATTCCCTGCCCTTCGCCTGGAACATGATCAGCACGCTGGTCGCCCGGCTCCAGGTCGACGGCGGCGAATTCGCCGACAACACCACGCCCCCACCGGACGAACAGGCGCGCGGTCAGCTGCTGCGCGCCCTGGCCAGCGACGCCATCCGGGGCGCGCTGGAGCGACACTTCGGAGTGAAGCTCGCCTTCCAGAACTGCCACCGGGTGGCGGTCTTCCCCCTCGGAGCCGAGTCCGCGTCGTCCCTGACCAGGTTCACGTCCATACGTGGCCAGATCCTCAACCAGTCGCCGGAGCTGCGGGACTGCTGA
- a CDS encoding response regulator — MTGSRDAASEIRVLVVEDDPLAAEAHRQYVQRVPGFTVCGTARTGAQARREVERAPVDLLLLDLYLPDGHGLRLVRALRAAGHDTDVIAVTSARDLAVVREGVSLGVVQYVLKPFAFATLRDRLGRYAEFRAAVGEAAGQEEVDRALSALRAPRPAALPKGMSDSTLAAVTRVLRAAPEEGVTASATAEAAGVSRITARRYLEHLVDAGRAERRPRYGHVGRPELCYRWLAEHR, encoded by the coding sequence GTGACCGGGAGCCGCGACGCGGCGTCCGAGATCCGAGTCCTCGTGGTGGAGGACGACCCGCTCGCCGCCGAGGCCCACCGCCAGTACGTACAGCGCGTGCCCGGCTTCACGGTGTGCGGCACGGCCCGCACCGGCGCCCAGGCCCGGCGGGAGGTGGAACGCGCCCCCGTCGACCTCCTCCTGCTCGACCTCTACCTGCCCGATGGCCACGGCCTGCGGCTGGTCCGCGCGCTGCGCGCCGCCGGCCACGACACGGACGTGATCGCGGTGACCTCGGCGCGCGACCTGGCCGTGGTGCGGGAGGGCGTCTCGCTCGGCGTCGTGCAGTACGTGCTGAAGCCGTTCGCGTTCGCCACGCTGCGGGACCGGCTCGGCCGCTACGCCGAGTTCCGCGCGGCGGTGGGCGAGGCGGCCGGCCAGGAGGAGGTCGACCGGGCGCTGTCGGCCCTGCGGGCGCCCCGGCCCGCCGCGCTGCCCAAGGGCATGAGCGACAGCACGCTGGCCGCCGTGACGCGCGTGCTGCGCGCCGCCCCCGAGGAGGGGGTCACGGCGAGCGCGACGGCCGAGGCCGCGGGCGTCTCGCGGATCACCGCGCGCCGCTACCTGGAGCATCTGGTCGACGCGGGCCGGGCCGAACGCCGCCCGCGCTACGGGCATGTGGGCCGGCCCGAGCTGTGCTACCGCTGGCTCGCCGAGCACCGCTGA
- a CDS encoding sensor histidine kinase, translated as MRLPRAPRPRSLAGQLFAMQVVLVAVVVALCALFTYLADRAQAEDAARDLVTATARGVAGAPSVRSAARADDPSALLQPYAEQVRRDTGITFVTIMAPSGIRWTHPDPAMIGEEFVGHTAPALAGRTFTETYTGTLGRSVRAVTPVRDEDGEIVALVSAGLAVEAIGDRVAQQVTALFAVAAGALALGGLGTYAVNARLRRHTHGMNPQELSRLHDYHQATLHAVREGLLLLDGDGRIGLINDAGRELLGVSGDQVGRHAADLGLTAPLTETLLSAEPRVDEVHVTEDRIVVVNTSPVSGGERHGTVVTLRDHTELQALTGELDSVRGFTEALRSQAHEAAGRLHAVVSLIELGRAPEAVEFATAELELAQALTDQVVGAVAEPVLAALLLGKAAQASERGVALTLADDSRIDDGVLPATLPARDLVTILGNLIDNAVDAALDGADARSPQVTVTAHVAEGELLLSVRDTGTGLDPERTADAFRRGWSTKSEGRGLGLALVGQSVRRNDGTIGISRAPGGGAEFTVRLPLRADAAVPM; from the coding sequence ATGCGACTGCCCCGCGCGCCCCGGCCGCGCAGTCTGGCCGGCCAGCTCTTCGCCATGCAGGTCGTGCTGGTCGCCGTCGTGGTGGCGCTGTGCGCGCTGTTCACCTACCTCGCCGACCGGGCGCAGGCGGAGGACGCCGCCCGCGACCTGGTGACCGCCACGGCCCGGGGCGTCGCGGGCGCGCCCTCGGTGCGGTCCGCCGCGCGCGCGGACGATCCGTCGGCGCTGCTCCAGCCGTACGCCGAGCAGGTCCGCCGGGACACCGGGATCACCTTCGTCACGATCATGGCCCCGTCCGGCATCCGGTGGACCCACCCCGACCCGGCGATGATCGGCGAGGAGTTCGTCGGCCACACCGCACCGGCGCTGGCGGGGCGGACCTTCACCGAGACCTACACCGGCACTCTCGGCCGCTCCGTTCGCGCCGTCACCCCGGTCCGCGACGAGGACGGCGAGATCGTGGCACTGGTCAGCGCCGGCCTCGCCGTCGAGGCGATCGGGGACCGGGTCGCCCAGCAGGTCACCGCCCTGTTCGCGGTGGCCGCCGGCGCGCTGGCTCTCGGCGGCCTCGGCACCTACGCCGTCAACGCCAGGCTGCGCCGCCACACCCACGGCATGAACCCCCAGGAGCTGAGCCGGCTGCACGACTACCACCAGGCCACCCTGCACGCGGTGCGCGAGGGACTGCTGCTGCTCGACGGTGACGGCCGGATCGGGCTCATCAACGACGCCGGCCGCGAGCTGCTCGGCGTCAGCGGCGACCAGGTCGGCCGGCACGCCGCCGATCTCGGCCTGACCGCGCCGCTGACCGAGACACTGCTGTCCGCCGAGCCCCGGGTGGACGAGGTGCACGTGACGGAGGACCGCATCGTCGTCGTCAACACGTCCCCGGTCTCCGGCGGCGAGCGGCACGGCACGGTGGTGACCCTGCGCGACCACACCGAGCTCCAGGCGCTGACCGGGGAGCTGGACTCGGTGCGCGGCTTCACCGAGGCGCTGCGCTCCCAGGCGCACGAGGCCGCAGGCCGGCTGCACGCCGTCGTCTCGCTCATCGAGCTGGGGCGGGCGCCGGAGGCCGTCGAGTTCGCCACGGCGGAGCTGGAGCTGGCGCAGGCGCTGACCGACCAGGTGGTGGGGGCGGTCGCCGAGCCCGTGCTGGCCGCGCTGCTGCTGGGCAAGGCGGCCCAGGCCAGCGAACGCGGCGTGGCGCTGACGCTCGCCGACGACAGCCGGATCGACGACGGCGTGCTGCCCGCCACGCTCCCGGCTCGCGACCTGGTGACGATCCTGGGCAACCTGATCGACAACGCCGTGGACGCCGCCCTGGACGGCGCGGACGCCAGGAGCCCGCAGGTCACCGTGACGGCCCACGTCGCCGAGGGCGAGCTGCTGCTGTCCGTGCGCGACACCGGCACCGGGCTCGACCCCGAGCGGACCGCCGACGCCTTCCGCCGGGGCTGGTCCACCAAGAGCGAGGGCCGTGGCCTCGGCCTCGCCCTCGTCGGCCAGTCCGTCCGGCGCAACGACGGCACCATCGGCATATCGCGCGCCCCGGGCGGCGGCGCCGAGTTCACCGTGCGGCTGCCGCTGCGCGCCGACGCGGCGGTGCCGATGTGA
- a CDS encoding cation:dicarboxylate symporter family transporter, which translates to MTETVTTTATEPPGRRRDRTHYLYIAVILAVVAGIAVGLAAPDAGVELKPLGTGFVNLIKMMISPVIFCTIVLGIGSVRKAAKVGAVGGLALGYFLVMSTFALAIGLLVGNILEPGSGLHLTEATRDAGAAQAEGASESTVDFLLGIIPTTMVSAFTEGEVLQTLLIALLAGFALQALGPAGEPVLRGVGSIQRLVFRVLAMIMWLAPVGAFGAIAAVVGETGTDALRSLAVIMFGFYATCLIFVFGILGLVLRVVAGVNIFTLLRYLGREFLLILSTSSSESALPRLIAKMEHAGVSRPVVGITVPTGYSFNLDGTAIYLTMASLFIAEAMGDPLSLGEQISLLGFMIIASKGAAGVTGAGMATLAGGLQSHRPELLDGVGLIVGIDRFMSEARALTNFAGNAVATVVIGTWTKEIDKGRMREVLTGALPFDEATLIDDGHGGDDGKGHGGDRGETPATDREPVGV; encoded by the coding sequence ATGACCGAGACGGTGACCACGACCGCGACCGAACCCCCGGGCCGCAGACGCGATCGCACCCACTACCTGTACATCGCCGTGATCCTGGCGGTGGTCGCCGGCATCGCGGTGGGGCTGGCGGCGCCGGACGCCGGCGTCGAGCTGAAGCCGCTCGGCACCGGGTTCGTCAACCTGATCAAGATGATGATCTCGCCGGTCATCTTCTGCACGATCGTGCTGGGCATCGGCTCCGTCCGCAAGGCCGCCAAGGTCGGCGCGGTCGGCGGGCTCGCGCTGGGCTACTTCCTCGTGATGTCGACCTTCGCGCTCGCCATCGGCCTGCTCGTCGGCAACATCCTGGAGCCGGGCTCCGGACTGCACCTCACGGAGGCGACCCGGGACGCGGGCGCGGCCCAGGCCGAGGGCGCGAGCGAGTCGACCGTCGACTTCCTGCTCGGGATCATCCCGACCACGATGGTGTCCGCCTTCACCGAGGGCGAGGTGCTCCAGACCCTGCTGATCGCCCTGCTCGCGGGCTTCGCGCTGCAGGCCCTCGGCCCGGCCGGCGAGCCGGTGCTGCGCGGTGTGGGCTCCATCCAGCGGCTGGTGTTCCGCGTGCTGGCCATGATCATGTGGCTGGCCCCGGTCGGCGCGTTCGGCGCGATCGCGGCGGTGGTCGGCGAGACGGGCACGGACGCCCTGCGGTCGCTGGCGGTCATCATGTTCGGCTTCTACGCGACCTGTCTGATCTTCGTCTTCGGCATCCTCGGACTGGTGCTGCGGGTGGTCGCCGGGGTGAACATCTTCACCCTGCTGCGCTACCTCGGCCGTGAGTTCCTGCTGATCCTGTCGACGTCGTCGTCGGAGTCGGCGCTGCCGCGCCTGATAGCGAAGATGGAGCACGCGGGCGTGAGCCGCCCGGTCGTCGGCATCACCGTGCCGACGGGCTACTCGTTCAACCTCGACGGCACCGCGATCTACCTCACCATGGCGTCGCTGTTCATCGCCGAGGCGATGGGCGACCCGCTGTCGCTCGGCGAGCAGATCTCGCTGCTCGGCTTCATGATCATCGCCTCCAAGGGCGCGGCCGGCGTGACCGGCGCGGGCATGGCCACCCTGGCCGGCGGCCTCCAGTCGCACCGCCCCGAACTCCTCGACGGCGTTGGGCTGATCGTCGGCATCGACCGCTTCATGAGCGAGGCCAGGGCGCTGACCAACTTCGCGGGCAACGCGGTGGCCACCGTCGTGATCGGAACCTGGACCAAGGAGATCGACAAGGGCCGGATGCGCGAAGTCCTCACCGGAGCCCTGCCGTTCGACGAGGCCACGCTGATCGACGACGGCCACGGCGGAGACGACGGCAAGGGCCACGGCGGCGACCGGGGCGAGACGCCCGCGACCGACCGGGAGCCGGTCGGGGTGTGA
- the nucS gene encoding endonuclease NucS, with protein MRLVIARCSVDYAGRLTAHLPLAPRLILVKADNSVSIHADDRAYKPLNWMSPPCTLKEATGDGTPVWTVENKAGEKLIITMAEILHDSSHELGVDPGLIKDGVEAHLQELLADRMDTLGEGCTLIRREYPTAIGPVDILGRDAGGGTIAVEIKRRGEIDGVEQLTRYLELLNRDPLLSPVKGVFAAQEIKLQARTLATDRGIRCVTLDYEALRGIDDDKLRLF; from the coding sequence ATGCGTCTCGTCATCGCCCGCTGCTCGGTCGACTACGCCGGCCGGCTCACCGCCCATCTCCCCCTGGCACCACGGCTGATCCTCGTCAAGGCGGACAACTCGGTGTCCATCCACGCCGACGACCGGGCCTACAAGCCGCTCAACTGGATGTCGCCGCCGTGCACGCTGAAGGAGGCCACTGGGGACGGAACGCCGGTGTGGACGGTGGAGAACAAGGCGGGCGAGAAGCTCATCATCACGATGGCGGAGATACTGCACGACTCCTCGCACGAACTGGGCGTCGACCCGGGGCTGATCAAGGACGGCGTGGAGGCCCACCTCCAGGAGCTGCTGGCGGACCGGATGGACACGCTGGGCGAGGGCTGCACGCTGATCCGCCGCGAATACCCCACGGCGATCGGCCCGGTGGACATCCTGGGCCGCGACGCCGGGGGCGGCACCATCGCCGTGGAGATCAAGCGGCGCGGCGAGATCGACGGGGTCGAGCAGCTCACGCGCTATCTGGAGCTGCTCAACCGCGATCCGCTGCTGTCCCCCGTGAAGGGCGTGTTCGCGGCCCAGGAGATCAAGCTCCAGGCTCGCACTCTGGCCACGGACCGGGGCATCCGGTGCGTGACGCTCGACTACGAGGCCCTGCGCGGCATCGACGACGACAAGCTCCGCCTGTTCTGA